Proteins encoded within one genomic window of Aurantiacibacter spongiae:
- the dnaE gene encoding DNA polymerase III subunit alpha, translated as MPFSRFVPLRVMSSYSMLESAIDPKAIAKLARERGFPAIAICDRNGLYGSTAFAQGCIAEGVQPIIGTMLGVCRGDGATVDYLPLYAQDEDGWQNMCHLVSRAHLERPLEREPHVELADLEGRTNGLIALTGAGDGAVARLLANGKEQLAHDLTTRLATLFPERLYIELARRGNPAEMEAEEGLIELAYALDLPLIATNPANFSEPHMHAAHDAMLCIASSTHLDSDDRPRSSREAFVKSASMMEDLFADLPEATANTLVVAQRCAFAPPRRKPILPSLAGDLEGEAKALAKDARKGLDERLAVYADLSEDQRQEYRKRLDFEVEIITKMGFPGYFLIVADFIKWAKAQGIPVGPGRGSGAGSLVAWALTITDLDPIRLGLLFERFLNPERVSMPDFDIDFCETRRGEVIRYVQQRYGHDKVAQIITFGKLKARAVLRDCGRILQMPYMQVDRLTKLVPNHPTDPWTLPRTLNGMADFKREYSNDNQVKRLVDLAMQLEGFPRNSSTHAAGVVIGDRPLSELVPLYRDPRSDMPVTQFDMKHVEDSGLVKFDFLGLKTLSVLRKAVDLLSRRGIAVDLDTLPWNDQGVFELLKRGDTVGVFQLESEGMRRTLTAVKPTKFEDIIALVSLYRPGPMDNIPSFGRRKAGEEEIVYPHPKLEAILAETYGIFVYQEQVMQAAQILAGYSLGDADLLRRAMGKKIQAEMDAQRARFCEGCKEVSGIEREEANRLFDLIDKFAGYGFNKSHAAAYALLSYQTAWLKAHYPEEFYAASMCFDMHQSEKLAIFVDDLRRNRVALRGPDVNASEAEFTVEQTEEGHAVRYALAGIRNVGEKAMEAMVAERQTNGRFTDLEDMFRRMPAGAMNRRQLEGLAGAGAFDSLEPNRAKVLANADILLAVADAATRERTSGQAGLFGGDDHVEPSLRLEEAEKWSRPDQMATEREVFGFYFAEHPVTEFRMIADANGARTYASLMEGGGGGGRQPAVMAAMVESVSKGKTRRGADFVRAEFSDSTGQFSAACFEESLVEPFQKWAQESTCVLLNVELDSPNPDDPPRVTVRGARPLDQVTSASRMQLTAVITDPGAIAAMQAMLKTGRAGHGEVLVTLAIDEVSRPQVLLGRDFALGGDLVDALGDVPGIAEVSLSPIRGAGHLRLVA; from the coding sequence ATGCCATTCAGTCGCTTCGTCCCTTTGCGCGTGATGTCCAGCTATTCCATGCTGGAGAGCGCGATCGATCCCAAGGCTATCGCCAAACTGGCTCGAGAGCGCGGCTTCCCCGCCATAGCCATCTGCGATCGGAACGGGCTCTATGGCTCGACCGCTTTCGCGCAGGGTTGCATCGCGGAGGGCGTGCAACCGATCATCGGGACGATGCTCGGGGTCTGTCGCGGTGACGGAGCAACGGTCGACTACCTTCCGCTCTACGCGCAGGACGAGGACGGTTGGCAGAACATGTGCCATCTCGTCAGCCGCGCGCATCTGGAACGCCCGCTGGAACGCGAACCTCACGTCGAACTGGCCGATCTGGAAGGGCGTACCAATGGCCTGATCGCCCTGACCGGCGCGGGTGACGGCGCTGTCGCGAGGCTTCTGGCCAACGGAAAGGAACAGTTGGCACATGACCTCACCACGCGCCTTGCGACCCTGTTTCCCGAGCGGCTTTACATAGAACTGGCACGGCGGGGAAATCCGGCGGAGATGGAGGCCGAAGAGGGGCTGATCGAGCTCGCCTATGCGCTGGACCTTCCGCTGATCGCAACGAACCCGGCAAACTTTAGCGAACCCCACATGCACGCCGCACATGATGCGATGCTGTGCATCGCCAGTTCGACCCATCTGGACAGCGATGACCGCCCTCGGTCCAGCCGAGAAGCCTTCGTCAAGTCGGCTTCGATGATGGAAGACCTGTTCGCAGATCTGCCGGAAGCTACCGCGAATACCCTCGTTGTCGCGCAACGCTGCGCCTTCGCTCCGCCGCGCCGCAAACCCATTCTTCCCAGCCTTGCGGGCGACCTGGAAGGTGAGGCCAAAGCGCTGGCCAAAGATGCGCGCAAAGGTCTCGACGAAAGACTGGCAGTGTATGCCGATCTTTCCGAAGATCAGCGCCAGGAATATCGCAAACGGCTCGATTTCGAAGTCGAAATCATCACCAAAATGGGCTTTCCCGGCTATTTTCTGATTGTTGCCGACTTCATCAAATGGGCAAAGGCGCAGGGCATTCCCGTAGGGCCGGGGCGCGGATCGGGGGCCGGATCCCTGGTCGCCTGGGCCCTGACTATTACCGATCTCGACCCGATCAGGCTCGGCCTGCTGTTCGAGCGGTTCCTCAATCCCGAACGCGTCTCGATGCCCGACTTCGATATAGACTTCTGCGAAACCCGGCGCGGAGAAGTCATTCGCTACGTCCAGCAACGCTATGGCCACGACAAGGTCGCTCAGATCATCACCTTCGGCAAGTTGAAGGCACGCGCCGTGCTGCGCGATTGCGGGCGCATCCTGCAGATGCCCTACATGCAGGTGGATCGCCTGACCAAGCTGGTGCCGAACCACCCGACGGACCCCTGGACGCTGCCACGCACGCTGAACGGCATGGCCGATTTCAAACGCGAATACTCGAACGACAACCAGGTGAAGCGGCTCGTCGATCTGGCCATGCAGCTCGAGGGTTTTCCGCGAAATTCGTCCACTCACGCGGCCGGGGTCGTGATTGGCGACCGCCCTCTCAGCGAGCTGGTCCCGCTCTACCGCGATCCGCGCTCGGACATGCCGGTTACGCAATTCGACATGAAACACGTCGAGGATTCGGGTCTGGTGAAGTTCGACTTTCTCGGCCTCAAGACTCTTTCCGTGCTGCGCAAGGCCGTGGATCTGCTGTCCAGGCGGGGCATAGCGGTCGATCTCGATACATTGCCCTGGAACGATCAGGGCGTGTTCGAGCTGCTGAAGCGCGGTGATACGGTCGGTGTATTCCAGCTCGAATCCGAAGGGATGCGCCGCACGCTGACGGCGGTCAAGCCCACCAAGTTCGAGGATATTATCGCTCTCGTTTCGCTGTACCGCCCGGGCCCGATGGATAACATCCCGAGTTTCGGCAGGCGAAAGGCGGGGGAGGAAGAGATTGTCTATCCGCATCCCAAGCTCGAAGCCATCCTGGCCGAAACCTACGGCATCTTCGTCTATCAGGAACAGGTGATGCAGGCGGCGCAGATCCTTGCCGGATATTCGCTTGGCGACGCCGATCTTCTGCGCCGTGCGATGGGCAAGAAGATCCAGGCAGAAATGGATGCCCAGCGCGCCCGCTTCTGCGAAGGGTGCAAGGAAGTCAGCGGGATCGAGAGGGAGGAGGCCAACCGGCTGTTCGACCTGATCGACAAGTTTGCGGGGTATGGCTTCAACAAGTCCCATGCCGCCGCCTACGCTTTGCTCAGTTACCAGACGGCCTGGCTCAAGGCGCACTACCCGGAGGAATTCTACGCCGCGTCGATGTGCTTCGACATGCACCAATCGGAAAAACTGGCGATTTTCGTCGATGATCTGCGTCGCAACCGGGTTGCGTTGCGCGGACCCGACGTCAATGCATCCGAAGCGGAATTCACTGTCGAACAGACCGAGGAAGGCCACGCGGTTCGCTATGCCCTAGCGGGTATTCGCAATGTCGGCGAAAAGGCGATGGAGGCCATGGTTGCGGAACGCCAGACGAACGGACGCTTCACCGATCTGGAAGATATGTTCCGGCGCATGCCGGCAGGCGCCATGAACCGCCGCCAGCTTGAAGGGCTGGCTGGTGCGGGGGCTTTCGATTCCCTCGAACCGAACCGGGCGAAAGTGCTGGCCAATGCCGACATCCTGCTCGCGGTGGCGGATGCGGCGACCCGCGAACGAACGAGCGGGCAGGCCGGACTTTTCGGAGGAGATGACCATGTCGAACCGTCGCTCAGGCTCGAAGAAGCCGAAAAATGGTCGAGGCCAGACCAGATGGCGACGGAACGCGAAGTATTTGGCTTCTATTTCGCCGAACATCCCGTCACCGAATTCCGAATGATCGCGGATGCCAACGGCGCGCGCACCTACGCCTCGCTGATGGAAGGGGGCGGGGGCGGCGGTCGTCAGCCCGCGGTAATGGCGGCCATGGTCGAGAGCGTTTCCAAGGGAAAGACGCGTCGCGGCGCCGATTTCGTCCGCGCGGAATTTTCGGACAGTACCGGTCAGTTCAGCGCGGCGTGCTTCGAGGAAAGTCTCGTCGAACCGTTCCAGAAATGGGCGCAGGAAAGCACCTGCGTTCTACTCAACGTCGAACTGGATTCACCTAATCCCGATGATCCGCCACGCGTGACGGTGCGCGGGGCCAGGCCTCTCGACCAGGTGACGAGCGCTTCGCGGATGCAGTTGACGGCCGTCATCACCGATCCGGGGGCAATCGCCGCTATGCAGGCGATGTTGAAAACCGGTCGGGCGGGCCACGGCGAGGTTCTGGTCACGCTTGCCATCGACGAAGTCTCGCGCCCCCAGGTTTTGCTCGGACGCGACTTCGCGCTCGGTGGTGATCTGGTTGATGCGCTCGGGGACGTGCCTGGCATTGCCGAGGTGTCCCTCTCGCCGATCAGGGGAGCGGGGCACTTGCGACTGGTCGCCTGA
- a CDS encoding ABC transporter ATP-binding protein, which translates to MNEPVIRLRNLARSFEQGGVVIDVLRGVNLEIAPGEVVALLGPSGSGKSTLLQAVGLLEGGFRGSIELAGTSAQDMDAAERTTMRREHLGFVYQFHHLLPDFNAEENVILPQLLLGVKRAEASERARELLGALGLDHRFDHRPSQLSGGEQQRVAVARALANRPQLVLADEPTGNLDEKTSDRVLAQFLELVRGQGNAALVATHNERLAASMDRVVRLHEGVIERETPAAMPR; encoded by the coding sequence ATGAATGAGCCGGTCATCCGCCTGCGCAATCTGGCACGCAGTTTCGAGCAGGGCGGCGTCGTCATCGACGTCCTGCGCGGTGTGAACCTGGAGATCGCACCGGGCGAGGTCGTGGCGTTGCTGGGCCCTTCGGGGTCGGGCAAGTCCACGCTGCTCCAGGCGGTCGGTCTGCTCGAAGGCGGGTTTCGCGGCTCGATCGAGCTCGCTGGCACATCCGCTCAGGATATGGACGCCGCCGAGCGTACCACGATGCGGAGGGAACATCTGGGCTTCGTCTACCAGTTCCACCATCTGCTGCCCGACTTCAACGCGGAGGAGAACGTCATTCTTCCGCAGCTTCTGCTCGGGGTGAAGCGGGCCGAGGCGAGCGAACGTGCACGCGAATTGCTGGGTGCCCTGGGCCTCGATCACCGGTTCGATCACCGCCCGAGCCAGCTTTCGGGCGGGGAGCAGCAGCGCGTCGCCGTCGCCCGCGCGCTCGCCAACCGTCCGCAGCTGGTGCTGGCGGACGAGCCGACCGGCAATCTCGACGAAAAGACTAGTGACCGTGTGCTCGCACAGTTCCTCGAACTCGTGCGGGGGCAGGGCAATGCGGCCCTGGTCGCGACGCATAACGAACGCCTCGCCGCGAGCATGGATCGCGTGGTGCGGCTCCACGAAGGCGTGATCGAACGGGAAACGCCCGCAGCGATGCCGCGTTAG
- a CDS encoding uracil-DNA glycosylase family protein: MERSLARQFAASLDWWRDAGVDCDFVDEPHSWLESEESGDKAAAIERGVAALSEVKTPPPPSIGAEDLPDTLEAFRTWWLETDHPAIPRGRRRVGPRGVSGSELMVVAPMPEAEDGELLLSGRQGTLIANIALSIGFAPDKVYWASALPAHIALPDWELLGAQGLGTALAHHVALARPSRLLLMGSRLPSLLGHDASAAPERFTAAGNVPALATFAPERLLDHARQRARLWHRLLEWKACA; this comes from the coding sequence TTGGAACGCTCTCTTGCACGACAGTTCGCAGCCAGCCTCGACTGGTGGCGCGACGCGGGCGTGGATTGCGACTTCGTGGACGAGCCGCATTCCTGGCTGGAGTCCGAAGAGTCCGGGGACAAGGCCGCGGCGATCGAACGCGGCGTCGCCGCCCTGTCCGAGGTGAAGACTCCGCCCCCGCCCTCCATCGGTGCCGAAGACCTGCCGGACACGCTCGAGGCCTTCCGGACATGGTGGTTGGAAACCGATCACCCGGCCATTCCCCGGGGGCGCAGGCGGGTTGGACCGAGGGGAGTATCCGGCTCGGAACTGATGGTCGTGGCACCGATGCCGGAGGCGGAGGACGGCGAATTGTTGCTATCGGGCCGGCAGGGAACGCTCATCGCGAACATCGCGCTGTCCATCGGCTTCGCCCCGGACAAGGTCTATTGGGCGAGCGCCCTGCCCGCCCATATCGCCTTACCCGACTGGGAACTGCTGGGGGCGCAGGGACTGGGAACGGCGCTCGCCCATCACGTCGCGCTTGCCCGCCCCTCGCGCCTCCTGCTGATGGGCAGCCGCCTGCCCTCGCTGCTCGGTCACGACGCCAGCGCGGCGCCCGAAAGATTCACCGCCGCAGGCAATGTTCCGGCCCTTGCCACCTTCGCCCCCGAACGTCTGCTCGACCACGCCCGCCAGCGGGCGCGGCTGTGGCATCGCCTTCTCGAATGGAAAGCTTGCGCATGA
- a CDS encoding OmpA family protein translates to MTRLMIGLLSATAALALASPASARDGQVYVGLGAGIGTAEDTEFNDSDGGLASLDTDLGWEGEGVIGYDAGPVRIELEGAYKSFDLSSLDAGTIGVPSGLNSDNSYVYAFGTYDANGKVEVMSGMVNALLDFGDEDALTFSVGGGIGVSRVNFSDVTAFANSPGFLQDDDARFSWQGIAQVRAPLTDRIDTSVKYKYHRVDSLDVSDSNNRVFNADFVSHSVLGTIIFNFGGRTAVPPSPPPPTRTAPLPPPPAPPAPPPPPAAAPCNQGPYIVFFDWDSADITPEAATVLNSALTAYGDCGTARVMLAGHTDRSGTVAYNQGLAERRNASVRAYMTGRGVPVARISSEAFGESMPRVPTADGVRELQNRRVEITYGPGSGS, encoded by the coding sequence ATGACCAGATTGATGATCGGCCTCTTGTCGGCGACTGCCGCGCTCGCACTTGCTTCGCCGGCGTCAGCGCGGGACGGTCAGGTGTATGTCGGCCTCGGCGCAGGTATCGGAACCGCCGAGGATACCGAATTCAACGATTCCGACGGCGGCCTCGCTTCCCTGGATACCGACCTCGGCTGGGAAGGCGAAGGCGTGATCGGCTACGATGCGGGACCGGTGCGTATAGAGCTCGAAGGGGCCTACAAGTCGTTCGACCTTTCGAGTCTCGATGCCGGGACGATAGGGGTCCCGAGCGGCCTCAATTCCGACAACAGCTACGTCTATGCTTTCGGGACCTACGATGCGAACGGCAAGGTCGAGGTCATGAGTGGCATGGTCAACGCGCTGCTCGATTTTGGAGACGAAGACGCACTGACATTCTCGGTTGGCGGCGGTATCGGCGTTTCCCGCGTCAACTTCTCTGATGTCACGGCATTCGCCAACAGTCCCGGTTTTCTGCAGGACGACGATGCGCGCTTTTCCTGGCAGGGAATCGCGCAGGTGCGAGCGCCGCTGACCGATCGGATCGATACGTCCGTCAAATACAAGTACCACCGGGTCGACAGTCTCGATGTCAGTGACAGCAACAACCGGGTGTTCAACGCCGACTTCGTATCGCATTCGGTGCTGGGAACCATCATTTTCAATTTCGGCGGAAGAACCGCGGTGCCGCCATCACCGCCGCCGCCCACAAGGACCGCCCCGCTACCGCCGCCGCCCGCGCCCCCCGCACCCCCGCCGCCGCCTGCGGCGGCACCGTGCAATCAGGGGCCGTACATCGTCTTTTTCGACTGGGACAGTGCGGACATCACGCCCGAAGCGGCGACGGTGCTGAACTCCGCCCTCACCGCCTACGGCGATTGCGGTACCGCGCGGGTCATGCTCGCTGGCCACACCGATCGTTCGGGTACGGTCGCCTACAACCAGGGCTTAGCGGAACGTCGCAACGCGTCCGTTCGCGCCTACATGACGGGCCGCGGCGTCCCAGTCGCGCGAATTTCGAGCGAAGCCTTCGGCGAAAGCATGCCCCGTGTTCCGACCGCTGACGGGGTTCGCGAATTGCAGAACCGCCGTGTCGAGATCACCTACGGGCCTGGCTCGGGAAGTTAG
- a CDS encoding sodium:calcium antiporter produces MPHIAAFDTTTLLAAFAISAVAIAWFGSKMAGIADTLADRTGLGEALIGSILLGAGTSISGIVTSVSTAASGAPELAVSNALGGIAAQTMFLALADIAYRKVNLEHAGASAVNLGQASVLIILIVLPIMAYAAPPFAILGVNPLSPVLVGVYLVGLHNSHKIKLDPMWRPKKTAALRQEEEDQEDDPRPTWLLTTLFAGLVLIVGCCGWVVGTAGLELSARFGISQGVVGALGTAIVTSLPELVTTIAAVRRGALQLAIGGIIGGNMFDALFVAASDVAYREGSIYNAISERAVFWMALVALMTAVLLLGLLRRERQGPGGIGWESVLLLGLWLGGATLQIAQG; encoded by the coding sequence TTGCCGCACATCGCAGCTTTCGACACGACGACGCTGCTTGCCGCGTTCGCCATTTCCGCGGTCGCGATCGCCTGGTTCGGCAGCAAGATGGCCGGCATCGCCGATACGCTCGCCGACCGGACGGGTCTCGGCGAGGCGCTTATCGGCTCCATCCTGCTGGGCGCGGGAACGAGCATATCGGGCATTGTCACTTCGGTAAGCACGGCGGCGAGCGGTGCGCCCGAACTGGCCGTCTCGAACGCACTGGGCGGAATTGCGGCGCAGACGATGTTCCTGGCGCTGGCCGACATAGCCTATCGCAAGGTCAACCTCGAACATGCCGGTGCCAGCGCGGTCAACCTGGGACAGGCGAGTGTCCTTATTATTCTCATAGTCCTGCCGATCATGGCTTACGCCGCCCCGCCATTCGCAATACTGGGCGTCAATCCGCTCAGTCCCGTTCTGGTCGGGGTATATCTCGTCGGTCTGCACAACTCTCACAAAATCAAGCTCGATCCGATGTGGCGACCCAAGAAGACGGCGGCGCTGCGGCAAGAGGAAGAGGATCAGGAAGATGATCCGCGCCCGACCTGGCTGTTGACCACTCTGTTCGCCGGGCTCGTTCTGATCGTGGGATGTTGCGGATGGGTAGTGGGCACCGCCGGGCTGGAACTTTCGGCGCGGTTCGGCATCTCGCAGGGTGTGGTCGGCGCGCTGGGAACGGCCATAGTCACCTCCTTGCCAGAACTCGTGACCACCATCGCGGCGGTCCGGCGGGGCGCGCTGCAACTGGCGATCGGCGGCATCATCGGCGGCAACATGTTCGACGCGCTGTTCGTGGCGGCGAGCGACGTCGCCTACCGCGAGGGCAGCATCTACAACGCCATATCCGAACGCGCCGTGTTCTGGATGGCTCTCGTAGCACTGATGACAGCCGTCCTGCTGCTGGGACTTCTGCGGCGGGAACGACAGGGTCCGGGGGGCATCGGATGGGAATCGGTGCTGCTGCTCGGCCTGTGGCTTGGCGGGGCGACATTGCAGATCGCACAAGGATGA
- the moaB gene encoding molybdenum cofactor biosynthesis protein B, which produces MAIDESRTFLPLQIALLTVSDTRTLADDTSGDILAERIAAAGHGLAARDIVRDDADLLADRLRGWIADGGVDVVITTGGTGLTGRDVTPEALDRIKDKDIPGFGELFRWISYETIGTSTVQSRACAVLAGGTYIFALPGSNGAVKDGWDRILAEQLDARNRPCNFVELIPRLRER; this is translated from the coding sequence ATGGCGATCGACGAGAGCCGGACCTTCCTCCCGCTGCAGATCGCGCTGCTCACCGTTTCGGACACCCGGACGCTCGCGGACGACACGTCCGGCGACATTCTGGCGGAACGCATCGCGGCCGCCGGTCATGGCTTGGCAGCGCGCGATATCGTGCGCGACGATGCCGATCTGCTCGCCGACCGCCTGCGCGGCTGGATCGCGGATGGCGGCGTGGATGTCGTCATCACCACTGGCGGGACGGGCCTGACCGGCCGTGATGTCACACCCGAAGCGCTGGACCGGATCAAGGACAAGGATATTCCGGGATTTGGCGAACTCTTCCGCTGGATCAGCTACGAAACCATCGGCACCTCTACCGTCCAGTCGCGTGCCTGCGCAGTTCTGGCCGGCGGCACCTATATCTTCGCGCTGCCGGGTTCCAACGGCGCGGTGAAGGACGGCTGGGACCGTATCCTGGCCGAGCAGCTCGACGCCAGAAACCGTCCGTGCAATTTCGTCGAACTGATACCCCGACTGCGGGAACGCTAG
- a CDS encoding transglycosylase SLT domain-containing protein produces the protein MKLTSSAIAGALLAGMLTVPAAAQDTSRTYFTARIYDRATPQQLSAEERAYYIQVFAALDRQDWAGAEALLAQREPGLLHDVARAELYTAPGSPRVEAWQIEQWLQTGRNLPQAAQLVRLGQTRGLSGDYSLPYARDLVSQGSIPRRTRPAETNDGTMPAEIKEAILDRIVNDDPDGARMLLDGVDYSLSPAARAEWRQRVAWSYFIENMDAQALAMAQTVGAGSGAWVAEGDWTAGLAAWRLDDCETASGAFQRSAASAINPELRSAALYWASRAALRCRQPELSARLLNDAAVMDQTLYGMLAAEQTGRTLPTRVENADFTAADWRRLGGNRNVQIAVALDEIGRDVLASQVLLHQARIADPSDYEPLSRLARELGFPQTQLFMAYNAPVGTQANPASYYPAPKVAPLGGWEIDPGLAFAHILQESAFRESAVSGANAQGLMQITPATVRQHAACVGRPASAIDPFDSDTNLSLGQCNLQMVARDPATQGRLPKIMAAYNAGLTPVRRWEYEVQDEGDPLLYMEAIPYWETREYVSIVTRNYWMYERQANAASPTRHSLAQNDWPMFPETHGSDDGRVYMSAGGD, from the coding sequence ATGAAACTGACCTCCTCCGCAATCGCCGGCGCCCTGCTGGCCGGCATGCTGACCGTGCCAGCGGCGGCGCAGGACACCTCCCGGACATACTTCACCGCGCGCATCTACGACCGTGCGACGCCGCAGCAATTATCCGCCGAGGAGCGCGCCTATTACATCCAGGTCTTCGCTGCGCTGGACCGGCAGGACTGGGCCGGGGCCGAAGCGCTGCTGGCCCAGCGTGAGCCCGGATTGCTGCACGACGTCGCGCGGGCCGAACTCTACACCGCGCCCGGCTCGCCCCGGGTCGAGGCCTGGCAGATCGAGCAATGGCTCCAGACCGGGCGCAACCTGCCGCAGGCAGCGCAGCTGGTCCGCCTCGGGCAGACACGCGGACTGAGTGGCGATTACAGCCTGCCCTATGCGCGCGATCTGGTGTCCCAGGGCAGTATCCCGCGGCGCACGCGCCCTGCGGAAACGAATGACGGCACGATGCCGGCCGAGATCAAGGAGGCCATCCTCGATCGCATCGTCAACGACGATCCGGACGGCGCGCGAATGCTGCTCGACGGGGTGGACTATTCGCTCAGCCCCGCGGCGCGCGCGGAATGGCGGCAGCGCGTGGCGTGGAGCTACTTCATCGAGAACATGGATGCACAGGCGCTCGCCATGGCGCAGACCGTCGGGGCCGGAAGCGGCGCGTGGGTGGCGGAAGGCGACTGGACGGCGGGCCTGGCCGCCTGGCGGCTCGACGATTGCGAAACGGCGAGCGGCGCGTTCCAGCGCTCGGCGGCCAGTGCGATCAATCCCGAACTGCGCTCCGCCGCGCTCTACTGGGCCTCGCGCGCCGCGTTGCGCTGCCGCCAGCCGGAACTCAGCGCGCGCCTGTTGAACGATGCGGCGGTCATGGACCAGACGCTGTATGGCATGCTCGCCGCGGAACAGACCGGCCGGACCCTTCCGACACGCGTCGAGAATGCCGACTTCACGGCGGCGGACTGGCGACGCCTGGGGGGCAACCGCAACGTGCAGATCGCCGTCGCGCTCGATGAGATCGGGCGCGACGTGCTGGCCAGCCAGGTATTGCTGCACCAGGCGCGCATTGCCGACCCTTCGGATTACGAACCGCTGTCGCGACTCGCTCGTGAACTGGGCTTTCCCCAGACCCAGCTGTTCATGGCGTATAACGCTCCGGTCGGCACGCAGGCCAACCCGGCATCCTACTATCCCGCCCCGAAGGTCGCGCCTCTCGGGGGCTGGGAGATCGATCCCGGGCTGGCATTCGCGCATATTCTCCAGGAATCGGCCTTTCGCGAAAGCGCCGTCAGCGGCGCCAACGCCCAGGGGCTGATGCAGATCACGCCCGCCACCGTTCGCCAGCATGCAGCCTGCGTCGGCCGCCCAGCGAGCGCGATCGATCCGTTCGATTCCGACACGAACCTTTCCCTCGGACAATGCAACCTCCAGATGGTCGCGCGCGACCCGGCCACGCAGGGGCGCCTGCCGAAGATCATGGCGGCCTACAACGCCGGACTGACCCCGGTACGGCGCTGGGAGTACGAGGTGCAGGACGAGGGCGATCCGCTGTTGTACATGGAAGCGATCCCGTACTGGGAAACGCGGGAATACGTCTCCATCGTGACGCGCAACTACTGGATGTACGAACGCCAGGCTAACGCCGCGTCTCCCACGCGGCATTCGCTGGCGCAGAACGACTGGCCCATGTTCCCCGAAACGCACGGATCCGACGACGGACGGGTCTACATGTCGGCCGGGGGCGATTGA
- a CDS encoding PA0069 family radical SAM protein: protein MSGDPIRGRGAQSAGVSRRFGLAERMADGDWRDAMEALDGPPVKLRTTVTEERPRTILSFNQSPDIFFDRSINAYRGCEHGCVYCFARPTHAYHDLSPGLDFETRLFAKPNAARLLRETLARPKYRPRPIAMGTNTDPYQPIENRYRITRELLETCLDARHPVTITTKSDRVLRDLDLLQEMAEKRLVAIAISVTSLDPVLSGKLEPRAAAPAKRLAALGELARAGIPTHCSIAPVIPAITDSFMEEIISRSAALGVQSIGWIPLRLPHEVAPLFREWLDVHFPERAGKVMGIVRSIRNGKDNDPDFFTRLRPSGVWADLFRARFRLACRRAKIRKVRFELDCGNFRPPENGGQLRLL, encoded by the coding sequence ATGTCCGGCGATCCCATCCGCGGTCGCGGCGCGCAGAGCGCCGGCGTTTCCAGGCGTTTCGGCCTTGCGGAGAGGATGGCGGATGGCGACTGGCGAGATGCGATGGAAGCGCTCGACGGTCCACCGGTGAAGTTGCGCACCACGGTGACCGAGGAACGACCGAGGACCATCCTGTCCTTCAATCAGTCGCCCGACATCTTTTTCGACAGGTCGATCAATGCTTATCGCGGCTGCGAACACGGCTGCGTCTACTGCTTCGCCCGGCCCACCCACGCCTATCACGACCTTTCGCCCGGGCTGGACTTCGAAACCAGACTCTTCGCCAAGCCGAACGCCGCCCGCCTGCTGCGCGAGACGCTGGCGCGCCCCAAATATCGACCCAGGCCGATAGCGATGGGGACCAATACCGACCCCTATCAACCGATAGAAAACCGCTATCGGATCACACGCGAGTTGCTGGAAACCTGCCTCGATGCTCGCCATCCCGTCACCATCACGACCAAATCGGATCGCGTTCTGCGGGATCTCGATCTCTTGCAGGAGATGGCTGAGAAACGCCTGGTCGCCATTGCGATTTCCGTTACCAGCCTCGATCCCGTACTGTCTGGAAAGCTTGAACCACGCGCTGCGGCTCCCGCGAAGCGCCTGGCGGCGCTTGGTGAACTCGCGCGGGCGGGAATACCCACCCATTGCTCCATCGCGCCTGTCATACCCGCGATAACCGACAGTTTCATGGAGGAAATCATCAGCCGGTCGGCGGCGCTCGGCGTGCAGTCAATCGGGTGGATACCGCTGCGACTGCCACATGAGGTCGCGCCGCTGTTTCGTGAGTGGCTCGACGTGCATTTTCCCGAACGGGCCGGAAAGGTCATGGGGATCGTGCGCTCGATCCGCAACGGAAAGGACAACGACCCGGATTTCTTCACTCGCCTGCGCCCCAGCGGCGTCTGGGCGGACCTGTTTCGCGCACGGTTCCGCCTCGCCTGTCGCCGCGCGAAAATCCGCAAGGTGCGCTTCGAACTCGATTGCGGAAACTTCCGTCCGCCGGAAAATGGGGGCCAGCTTCGCCTGCTGTAA